Proteins from a genomic interval of Afifella aestuarii:
- a CDS encoding DUF2163 domain-containing protein, with amino-acid sequence MKDFSAALTAHLEAGVTSLCACWTLIRADGVRFGFTDHDRTLVFGGVTYEPQNGLTASGGVAHAGLEVGGLDVAGALSSDRLSEEDLLAGLYDNARVEMWLVNWGAPAMRHLMRIASIGEVTREDHAFKAELRGLAHALDQESGRLFAHLCDADLGDGRCRVDLAALRVEAVVTATDGVGWIEAGGPGAEDGSLARGLLTFLSGANEGRAIEVARHAVEGTAHRMTLWQKMERPITVGDRVAVTPGCDKRLATCRGRFGNTLNFRGFPHMPGNDFVWSVASGGEVSTTTPFIGRPGPNE; translated from the coding sequence GTGAAGGATTTTTCCGCTGCGCTGACCGCGCATCTTGAAGCGGGCGTCACGAGCCTTTGCGCCTGCTGGACGCTGATCCGCGCCGACGGGGTGAGGTTCGGTTTCACCGATCACGACCGCACACTCGTCTTCGGCGGGGTGACCTATGAGCCGCAGAACGGGCTGACGGCTTCGGGCGGCGTCGCCCATGCGGGACTGGAAGTCGGCGGCCTCGATGTTGCCGGGGCGCTGAGTTCGGACAGGCTGTCGGAGGAGGATCTCCTCGCCGGGCTCTATGACAATGCCCGAGTCGAGATGTGGCTCGTCAATTGGGGCGCGCCCGCGATGCGCCATCTGATGCGCATCGCCTCGATCGGCGAGGTGACGCGCGAGGACCATGCCTTCAAGGCCGAACTGCGCGGGCTCGCGCACGCGCTCGACCAGGAGAGCGGCCGGCTTTTCGCGCATCTCTGCGACGCCGATCTCGGCGATGGCCGCTGCCGCGTCGATCTTGCGGCTCTGCGCGTCGAGGCGGTCGTGACGGCGACGGATGGGGTGGGCTGGATCGAGGCCGGCGGGCCTGGCGCAGAGGATGGCAGCCTGGCGCGAGGGCTTTTGACGTTTCTCTCCGGCGCCAACGAGGGCCGCGCCATCGAAGTGGCGCGTCATGCTGTCGAGGGAACGGCACACCGCATGACGCTCTGGCAGAAGATGGAACGGCCGATCACTGTCGGCGACCGGGTTGCGGTGACGCCCGGCTGCGACAAGCGCCTTGCGACCTGCCGCGGACGCTTCGGCAATACGCTCAATTTCCGCGGCTTTCCGCATATGCCGGGTAACGATTTCGTCTGGTCGGTGGCAAGCGGCGGCGAGGTCAGCACCACGACGCCCTTCATCGGGCGCCCGGGCCCAAACGAATGA
- a CDS encoding NlpC/P60 family protein codes for MEKVTRAAIVCAARRWIGTPYRHQAALRGVGADCLGLVRGVWCEIYGEEAEMPPAYTPDWAEARGEETLRDAARRHLCEIEISAARAGDVLLFRWRRGLPAKHAAILTGETTMIHAHEGAAVAEVALVPGWRRRIAYAFAFPDVGGEEG; via the coding sequence ATGGAAAAGGTGACGCGTGCGGCGATCGTGTGCGCGGCAAGGCGCTGGATCGGCACGCCCTATCGCCATCAGGCCGCCCTGCGCGGCGTCGGTGCCGATTGCCTCGGCCTCGTGCGTGGCGTGTGGTGCGAGATTTATGGCGAAGAGGCCGAGATGCCGCCTGCCTATACGCCCGACTGGGCCGAGGCGCGGGGCGAAGAAACGCTGAGAGACGCCGCGCGCCGGCATCTCTGCGAGATCGAGATTTCAGCGGCGCGGGCCGGCGATGTGCTCCTCTTCCGCTGGCGAAGGGGGCTGCCGGCAAAGCATGCCGCGATCCTTACCGGCGAGACGACGATGATCCACGCGCATGAAGGGGCGGCGGTGGCCGAAGTGGCGCTGGTGCCCGGCTGGCGGCGGCGCATCGCCTATGCCTTCGCGTTTCCGGATGTCGGAGGGGAGGAGGGCTGA
- a CDS encoding baseplate multidomain protein megatron encodes MATLLLSAAGASLGGIFGGVGAIAGRALGALAGYAIDRSVFSTERKAEGARLSDLTVQSSTEGAPIPRVYGRVRLAGQVIWATDFEEVATTDTQRAGGKGGGSKVTTTTYSYFANFAVALCEGEVAHIGRIWADGKPLDPSLVTLRIYKGSEDQLPDPLIAAHEEEPPAYRGTAYVVFERLALAEFGNRIPQLSFEILRPVGSIEKDIRAVCMIPGAGEFVYDTALRLSEGDPGTYATANTFARREEADFETSLDELMDLCPRLEWVTLVVAWFGNDLRAPECLIQPMVDDAHKRISGGDWSVAGLTRGEAEVVSYIDGRAAYGGTPSDETVIRAIRELKARGLKVALLPFVLMDVAADNALPDPRSGEAGQPPYPWRGRITLSVAPGRAGSPDKSAAAADEIADFLGEASLGQFSVGAGGVSYSGPTDWRYRRFILHNAHLAKAAGGVDAFLVGSEMVALSQIRGQGNRYPFVEALGVLRGECRQVLGAATRISYAADWSEYFGHQPADGSGDVFFHLDPFWAEADFVGIDIYWPLADWRDEPGHADEAAGRSIYRCDYLRKNLAAGEGFDWYYASDEDRKAQRRSRVTDGTAGKPWVFRFKDIESWWENRHYDRPGGVEQATPTAWVPLSKPIWFTEFGCPAVDKGANQPNVFYDPKSSEGALPHFSAGERDDLIQRRTIEALLSAYDPSHADYAGMNRDGPNGPMVDPAHLTLWTWDARPYPWFPALEDVWGDAPNWRFGHWLNGRLGAMDLARLIEAVLSDHGFDAAEVVDVHGLVEGFVVGERSSARATLEPLLSAYGVDAADAGTTIRFRGRARPLDASLSDTRLVDAADAPLTTRRRAQETELAAEVALRTLSPDNDYRMAAAHSRRLAGGSRRVLTLDLPIVARDAEAEALAEAMLADLWRGREEISFALPPSCSALDAGDAVRLTLEGRSDTFLVTRIADGEAREVEARRVTLRRKAMVPATPTPPGVVTPPAYGPPLVHVMELPAPADGEKAHQPRLAAFAEPWPGTLAVYQGEAGGGFSFFSTIATRATCGRLVTALRPGPLGRFDRANTPEVTLYGGALASLPEIDVLAGGNLAAVKADDGSWEVLQFTTAELIGTRRYRLARLLRGQGGSETAMAAGASAGNAFVLLNDAVSVLPMGLDAIGRDKRLRIGPIAESHAAASFVEIAVTPEGRGLKPASPVHLRARRVSATGDVSLSWIRRTRFGGDSWALADVPLNETREAYRLEILDGGAVRREVETAGPGFAYTAAAQLADFGALPEVLTVRVAQLSEMIGPGFAAEATLRL; translated from the coding sequence ATGGCGACGCTTCTGTTGAGCGCGGCGGGCGCGAGCCTTGGCGGCATTTTCGGTGGGGTGGGGGCGATCGCCGGACGCGCGCTCGGCGCGCTTGCGGGCTATGCGATCGATCGCAGCGTATTTTCCACCGAGCGCAAGGCGGAGGGCGCGCGGCTTTCCGACCTGACCGTGCAGAGTTCGACCGAAGGTGCCCCGATCCCGCGCGTCTATGGCCGCGTGCGTCTGGCCGGCCAGGTGATCTGGGCGACGGATTTCGAGGAAGTCGCGACGACCGACACGCAGCGCGCGGGCGGCAAGGGCGGCGGCAGCAAGGTGACGACGACCACCTACAGCTACTTCGCCAATTTTGCCGTGGCGCTGTGCGAAGGCGAGGTGGCGCATATCGGCAGGATCTGGGCGGACGGAAAGCCGCTCGATCCCTCACTCGTCACCTTGCGCATCTATAAGGGCAGCGAGGACCAATTGCCCGATCCTTTGATTGCCGCGCATGAGGAGGAGCCGCCGGCCTATCGTGGCACCGCCTATGTCGTCTTCGAGCGTCTGGCGCTGGCAGAATTCGGCAATCGCATTCCGCAGCTCTCATTCGAGATTTTGCGCCCCGTCGGCAGCATCGAAAAGGATATCCGCGCCGTCTGCATGATCCCCGGCGCGGGCGAGTTCGTCTACGACACCGCGCTTCGCCTCAGTGAGGGCGATCCCGGCACCTATGCCACCGCCAACACCTTTGCCCGCCGCGAGGAGGCGGATTTCGAGACCTCGCTCGACGAGCTCATGGATCTCTGCCCGCGGCTTGAATGGGTGACGCTGGTCGTCGCCTGGTTCGGCAACGATCTGCGCGCACCTGAATGCCTGATCCAGCCGATGGTCGACGATGCCCATAAGCGGATCTCCGGCGGCGACTGGTCGGTGGCGGGGCTTACCCGCGGCGAGGCGGAGGTCGTCTCCTATATCGACGGACGGGCGGCCTATGGCGGCACGCCGAGCGACGAGACGGTCATCAGGGCGATCCGCGAACTGAAGGCGCGCGGCCTGAAGGTGGCGCTTCTGCCCTTCGTGCTGATGGATGTCGCGGCGGACAATGCGCTTCCCGATCCGAGAAGCGGCGAGGCGGGGCAGCCGCCCTATCCCTGGCGCGGGCGCATCACGCTGTCGGTAGCGCCGGGTCGTGCCGGTTCGCCCGACAAGAGCGCGGCGGCGGCAGACGAGATCGCGGATTTTCTGGGCGAGGCGTCGCTTGGCCAGTTTTCGGTGGGCGCCGGGGGTGTTTCTTATTCCGGGCCGACGGATTGGCGCTATCGCCGCTTCATCCTGCACAATGCGCATCTGGCGAAGGCGGCGGGCGGGGTCGACGCGTTTCTCGTCGGCTCGGAAATGGTGGCGCTGAGCCAGATCCGCGGGCAGGGGAACCGCTATCCCTTCGTCGAGGCGCTGGGCGTGCTGCGTGGCGAATGCCGGCAGGTTCTGGGGGCGGCGACAAGGATCTCCTATGCGGCCGACTGGTCGGAATATTTCGGTCATCAGCCGGCGGATGGCTCCGGCGACGTCTTCTTCCATCTCGACCCGTTCTGGGCGGAGGCCGATTTCGTCGGCATCGACATTTACTGGCCGCTCGCCGACTGGCGCGACGAGCCGGGCCATGCCGACGAGGCGGCGGGGAGGTCGATCTACCGCTGCGATTATCTGCGCAAGAACCTCGCGGCCGGCGAAGGCTTCGACTGGTATTATGCCTCCGACGAGGACCGGAAGGCACAGCGGCGCAGCAGGGTCACCGACGGGACGGCGGGAAAGCCCTGGGTGTTTCGCTTCAAGGACATCGAGAGCTGGTGGGAAAACCGGCATTACGACCGGCCCGGCGGCGTGGAACAGGCGACGCCGACGGCCTGGGTGCCGTTGTCGAAACCGATCTGGTTCACCGAATTCGGCTGTCCGGCCGTCGATAAGGGCGCGAACCAGCCGAACGTTTTTTACGATCCAAAATCCTCGGAAGGCGCGCTGCCGCATTTTTCCGCCGGCGAGCGCGATGATCTGATCCAGCGGCGCACCATCGAGGCGCTTCTGTCCGCCTATGACCCGAGCCATGCCGATTATGCGGGGATGAACCGGGATGGGCCGAACGGTCCGATGGTCGATCCGGCGCATCTCACACTGTGGACCTGGGATGCGCGGCCCTATCCCTGGTTTCCCGCGCTCGAGGATGTCTGGGGCGATGCGCCGAACTGGCGGTTCGGACACTGGCTCAACGGTCGGCTCGGCGCCATGGACCTTGCCCGTCTGATCGAGGCGGTGCTGTCGGATCACGGTTTCGATGCGGCGGAAGTTGTCGATGTGCACGGGCTCGTCGAGGGGTTCGTCGTCGGCGAGCGGTCATCGGCACGCGCGACGCTCGAACCGCTTTTGTCCGCCTATGGTGTCGATGCGGCGGATGCCGGCACGACAATCCGCTTTCGCGGGCGCGCGCGGCCGCTTGATGCGAGCCTGTCGGACACGCGGCTCGTCGATGCGGCCGATGCGCCGCTGACCACGCGGCGGCGGGCGCAGGAGACGGAGCTTGCCGCGGAAGTGGCACTGCGCACTCTGTCTCCCGACAACGATTACCGCATGGCGGCGGCGCATTCGCGCCGGCTCGCCGGGGGAAGCCGGCGCGTCCTGACGCTCGATCTGCCGATCGTGGCGCGCGATGCGGAGGCCGAAGCGCTCGCCGAGGCGATGCTCGCCGATCTGTGGCGGGGGCGTGAGGAGATCTCCTTCGCGCTGCCGCCGAGTTGTTCCGCGCTCGATGCGGGCGATGCGGTGCGGCTCACCCTGGAGGGGCGTTCGGACACGTTTCTGGTGACGCGGATTGCCGATGGCGAGGCACGTGAGGTGGAGGCGCGGCGGGTGACGTTGCGGCGGAAGGCGATGGTGCCGGCCACGCCGACCCCGCCGGGGGTCGTGACGCCGCCGGCCTATGGTCCGCCGCTCGTCCATGTGATGGAGCTGCCGGCGCCGGCCGATGGCGAAAAGGCGCATCAGCCGCGGCTGGCGGCCTTCGCCGAGCCATGGCCCGGCACGCTCGCCGTCTATCAGGGAGAGGCGGGGGGCGGTTTTTCCTTTTTCTCGACGATTGCGACCCGTGCCACCTGCGGCCGGCTGGTGACGGCTCTGAGGCCCGGCCCGCTCGGCCGTTTCGACCGAGCCAATACGCCGGAGGTGACGCTCTATGGCGGGGCGCTCGCCTCGCTGCCGGAGATCGATGTGCTGGCGGGCGGCAATCTCGCGGCGGTCAAAGCCGACGACGGGAGCTGGGAAGTTTTGCAATTCACCACGGCCGAGCTGATCGGGACCCGCCGCTATCGTCTCGCCCGGCTGTTGCGCGGGCAGGGCGGCAGCGAGACCGCGATGGCGGCGGGTGCGAGCGCCGGCAATGCTTTCGTGCTGTTGAACGACGCCGTTTCCGTCCTGCCGATGGGGCTCGATGCGATCGGGCGGGACAAGCGCCTGCGCATCGGGCCGATCGCCGAAAGCCATGCCGCGGCGAGTTTCGTCGAGATCGCCGTCACGCCCGAGGGGCGGGGGCTGAAGCCGGCGAGCCCGGTGCATCTGCGGGCAAGGCGCGTTTCGGCGACGGGCGATGTGTCGCTGTCCTGGATCCGGCGCACGCGCTTTGGCGGCGATAGCTGGGCACTCGCCGACGTGCCGCTCAACGAGACACGCGAAGCCTATCGTCTGGAGATTTTGGACGGCGGTGCCGTGCGGCGCGAGGTGGAAACGGCAGGTCCGGGCTTTGCCTATACCGCCGCCGCGCAGCTCGCCGATTTCGGCGCTTTGCCGGAGGTGCTGACCGTGCGTGTCGCACAGCTCTCGGAGATGATCGGGCCGGGCTTTGCGGCCGAGGCGACGCTTCGCCTCTGA
- a CDS encoding peptidoglycan-binding protein — protein sequence MIAVKDMRTIAGARARAGILEGVAEGLARHGKAFGLDRPEMLAAFLAQIGHESGRFRYLEEIWGPTAAQRRYDIRADLGNTPETDGDGYRYRGRGLIQVTGRANVAAFSVWAKERFADAPDFLAKPNRLAAFPWAFVSALWYWESRDLGRLAAVGDLIGLTRAVNGGTNGLADRRRLYVRAALVLLGQELTKGAVKRFQAARGLTPDDIAGAKTLHELHVALSELPALKAGAAMRPAPQAGRAGPPWGLIFLTLCVLAALAAAIFLSGGKIS from the coding sequence ATGATCGCCGTCAAGGACATGCGGACGATTGCGGGCGCGAGGGCGCGCGCCGGCATTCTGGAAGGCGTGGCCGAGGGGCTTGCCCGGCACGGCAAGGCTTTCGGGCTCGACCGGCCGGAGATGCTCGCCGCGTTTCTGGCGCAGATCGGCCATGAGAGCGGGCGCTTTCGCTATCTGGAAGAGATCTGGGGGCCGACGGCCGCGCAGCGGCGCTACGATATCCGCGCCGATCTCGGCAACACACCGGAGACGGACGGCGACGGCTATCGCTACCGCGGCCGCGGGCTCATCCAGGTGACGGGGCGGGCGAACGTTGCGGCCTTCTCGGTTTGGGCGAAAGAACGTTTTGCCGATGCTCCGGATTTTTTGGCCAAGCCGAACCGCCTGGCGGCCTTTCCATGGGCCTTCGTGTCGGCGCTCTGGTACTGGGAGAGCCGCGATCTCGGCCGGCTTGCCGCGGTGGGCGATCTGATCGGCCTGACGCGGGCGGTCAATGGCGGGACGAACGGCCTCGCCGACCGGCGGCGCCTTTATGTGCGCGCCGCGCTCGTCCTCCTCGGCCAGGAGCTGACGAAGGGCGCGGTGAAACGCTTTCAGGCCGCCCGCGGCCTCACCCCCGACGACATCGCCGGCGCGAAGACGCTTCACGAGCTGCATGTTGCGCTCTCCGAACTGCCGGCGCTGAAGGCGGGCGCCGCGATGCGCCCGGCGCCTCAGGCGGGCCGCGCTGGTCCGCCCTGGGGCCTGATCTTTCTCACACTTTGCGTCCTGGCCGCTCTCGCAGCAGCCATTTTTCTGTCTGGAGGAAAAATCTCATGA
- a CDS encoding type II toxin-antitoxin system ParD family antitoxin encodes MTTVTVNLRPDLADFLEGEVAKGGYTSSSDVVQDALLLLQHEKAAEEEKLLTLRREIARGLEEAEAGRFSKKTVDDILSDILAGNTSG; translated from the coding sequence ATGACGACTGTGACCGTCAACTTGCGCCCCGACCTTGCCGACTTCCTCGAGGGCGAAGTGGCGAAGGGCGGCTACACCTCGTCGAGTGACGTCGTGCAGGACGCGCTCTTGTTGCTGCAGCACGAGAAGGCCGCAGAGGAAGAAAAGCTCCTCACCCTGAGACGGGAAATCGCACGCGGACTTGAAGAGGCCGAGGCCGGCCGTTTCTCCAAGAAAACGGTCGATGACATCCTGTCGGACATACTCGCAGGCAACACGAGTGGATGA
- a CDS encoding PepSY domain-containing protein, which yields MMMLRPFLSVFALLLSLLVAGEAAAACLGPGEARQVVASGQAVPLSQALRRAGISGEVVDVKLCEAGGGYVYQASVLGPDGRLQRVNIPAR from the coding sequence ATGATGATGTTGCGCCCCTTCCTGTCGGTCTTCGCCCTTCTCCTGTCGCTTCTGGTGGCCGGGGAGGCGGCTGCTGCCTGTCTTGGCCCCGGCGAGGCGCGCCAGGTGGTGGCGTCCGGCCAGGCCGTGCCGCTGTCGCAGGCGCTCCGGCGTGCCGGCATTTCCGGCGAGGTCGTCGACGTCAAATTGTGCGAGGCGGGCGGCGGCTATGTCTATCAGGCCTCCGTGCTCGGCCCGGACGGAAGGCTCCAGCGCGTCAACATTCCGGCGCGTTAG
- a CDS encoding response regulator, with product MRILVVEDDENLNRQMVSALTEQGYAVDAALDGEDGHFLGETEPYDAVILDLGLPQMDGLSVLEAWRREGRTMPVLILTARDRWSDKVQGIDAGADDYVAKPFHMEEVLARVRALVRRAAGHASNDLTAGPVRLDLRASRVTVDGNPVKLTSHEYKVLEYLMHHRGKTISRTELTEHLYDQDFDRDSNTIEVFVGRLRKKLGIDLIETVRGLGYRIDPPGGETDGADA from the coding sequence ATGCGCATTTTGGTCGTGGAGGACGACGAGAATCTGAACCGTCAGATGGTGAGCGCGCTCACCGAGCAGGGTTATGCGGTCGATGCCGCGCTCGACGGTGAGGACGGCCATTTTCTCGGCGAGACGGAGCCCTACGACGCCGTGATTCTCGATCTCGGCCTGCCGCAGATGGATGGGCTGTCGGTTCTGGAAGCCTGGCGCCGCGAGGGGCGCACCATGCCCGTCCTCATCCTGACGGCGCGCGACCGCTGGTCCGACAAGGTGCAGGGGATCGACGCCGGCGCCGACGATTATGTCGCCAAGCCCTTCCATATGGAGGAGGTTCTGGCGCGCGTGCGCGCGCTCGTGCGACGCGCCGCCGGCCATGCCTCGAACGACCTCACCGCCGGGCCCGTGCGCCTCGATCTGAGGGCGAGCCGCGTGACGGTCGACGGCAATCCGGTGAAGCTCACCTCGCACGAATACAAGGTGCTCGAATATCTCATGCACCATCGCGGCAAGACGATCTCGCGCACGGAGCTGACGGAGCATCTTTACGATCAGGATTTCGATCGCGATTCCAACACGATCGAAGTTTTTGTCGGACGTCTCAGAAAGAAGCTCGGCATCGATCTGATCGAGACGGTGCGCGGGCTCGGCTACCGCATCGATCCGCCGGGAGGCGAGACCGACGGCGCCGATGCTTGA
- a CDS encoding ATP-binding protein, protein MLERLHPRSWGLRRSTSEGQGSLSLRLAIIAAAGTTVALLLAAILFISLFRDSLQRSFDFRLVALHKALVGAVVASGEGPNETQVALGEPRFSLPQSGWYWQIRDMETGAVLTASPSLFGDHLAVDDLPDPDGRPRRLSFEGPGGRGLRAVERQITKPDGKRLAVLVAGDARGVARDISRFTTIVAITLGIFGLLLAIGAAVLIRFGLRPLRDVRAALQEVRRGERVSLGGQWPDEIAPLAEDLDALILSNREIVERARRHVGNLAHALKTPLAILQNEAEAGEGELADRVGRQVEVMRGQIGHHLDRARIAAQTNVIGAMTPVAPVVEALARVMQKVHGRDRPLEISVHCPATLVFRGEKQDLEEMVGNLLDNACKWAGSEVTLSCLPAGDGNARRARLMITDDGPGLAPDERKKVLARGMRLDETKPGSGLGLSIVDELARIYGGALTLEAAPEGGLKAVLDLPVAEKNG, encoded by the coding sequence ATGCTTGAGCGGCTGCATCCACGAAGCTGGGGGCTCAGGCGCAGCACGTCCGAGGGGCAGGGCTCGCTCAGCCTGCGGCTCGCCATCATCGCGGCGGCCGGCACGACGGTCGCGCTGCTTCTCGCCGCCATTCTCTTCATTTCGCTTTTTCGCGACAGCCTGCAGCGCAGTTTCGATTTCCGCCTGGTGGCGCTGCACAAGGCGCTCGTCGGCGCCGTCGTCGCCTCGGGCGAGGGGCCGAACGAAACGCAGGTGGCGCTCGGCGAGCCGCGCTTTTCCCTGCCGCAATCGGGCTGGTACTGGCAGATCCGCGATATGGAGACGGGCGCGGTTCTGACCGCCTCGCCGTCGCTCTTCGGTGATCATCTCGCCGTCGACGATCTGCCCGACCCGGACGGGCGGCCGCGCCGCCTTTCTTTCGAGGGGCCCGGGGGACGCGGCCTCAGAGCCGTGGAACGCCAGATCACCAAGCCGGACGGCAAGCGCCTTGCGGTGCTGGTGGCCGGCGATGCCCGCGGCGTGGCGCGCGACATTTCCAGATTCACCACCATCGTGGCGATTACGCTCGGCATCTTCGGACTGCTTCTCGCGATCGGCGCAGCCGTCCTGATTCGCTTCGGGCTTCGACCCTTGCGCGACGTGCGCGCCGCCTTGCAGGAGGTCCGGCGCGGCGAACGCGTCAGCCTCGGCGGCCAGTGGCCCGACGAAATCGCCCCGCTTGCCGAAGATCTCGATGCGCTCATCCTCTCCAATCGCGAGATCGTGGAACGGGCCCGCCGCCATGTCGGCAATCTTGCGCATGCTCTGAAGACCCCGCTCGCCATTCTGCAGAACGAGGCGGAGGCGGGCGAGGGCGAGCTTGCCGACCGCGTCGGCCGTCAGGTGGAGGTGATGCGCGGCCAGATCGGCCATCATCTCGACCGGGCCCGCATCGCCGCGCAGACGAACGTCATCGGCGCCATGACGCCGGTGGCGCCCGTGGTGGAGGCCCTGGCGCGCGTCATGCAGAAGGTGCATGGCCGCGACCGTCCGCTCGAGATCAGCGTGCATTGTCCGGCAACGCTCGTCTTCCGGGGCGAGAAGCAGGATCTCGAAGAGATGGTCGGAAACCTCCTCGACAATGCCTGCAAATGGGCGGGCTCTGAGGTGACGCTCTCGTGCCTGCCCGCCGGTGACGGCAATGCGCGGCGCGCGCGGCTCATGATCACCGATGACGGGCCGGGGCTCGCGCCGGACGAGCGTAAGAAAGTGCTGGCCCGCGGCATGCGCCTCGACGAGACGAAGCCGGGCTCCGGTCTCGGCCTGTCGATCGTGGACGAACTCGCCCGCATCTATGGTGGCGCTTTGACCTTGGAGGCGGCGCCGGAAGGGGGCCTGAAGGCCGTGCTCGACCTGCCGGTGGCGGAAAAGAACGGATAG
- a CDS encoding glycine zipper 2TM domain-containing protein: MRLAVTSAAIGALFLTACQTEPGGMGQREGIGTLGGAVVGGVLGNQIGHGSGRVAATAIGALAGGLIGNRVGANMDQQARQQALAAEYQALEYGAPGRPVQWQASSGNYRGEIVPGQTYQINSVDCRDYAHTIYIEGSPQVARGTACRQPDGTWRPVS, encoded by the coding sequence ATGAGACTTGCAGTGACGAGTGCCGCGATCGGTGCTCTGTTTCTCACCGCTTGCCAGACCGAGCCCGGGGGGATGGGGCAGCGCGAAGGCATCGGGACCCTCGGCGGTGCCGTGGTCGGTGGCGTTCTCGGCAACCAGATCGGCCATGGTTCGGGTCGTGTTGCGGCAACCGCGATCGGCGCACTCGCCGGCGGCCTGATCGGCAACCGCGTCGGCGCGAATATGGACCAGCAGGCCCGTCAGCAGGCGCTTGCCGCCGAATACCAGGCGCTCGAATACGGTGCGCCGGGCCGTCCGGTTCAGTGGCAGGCGAGCTCTGGCAATTACCGCGGCGAAATCGTTCCGGGACAGACCTACCAGATCAATTCCGTCGATTGCCGCGACTATGCGCACACGATCTATATCGAAGGCTCGCCGCAGGTGGCCCGCGGCACGGCCTGCCGTCAGCCGGACGGCACCTGGCGTCCGGTGAGCTGA
- the ccmI gene encoding c-type cytochrome biogenesis protein CcmI: MLLWLAIAIFTVIAVLAVVVPLLREGKPVDSRENYDAAVYRRQLDELERDREAGRIGPEEAEAARAEIGRRLIAADRREAARTATAGGGFRRAATAAVALVGIPLIGLGLYLAQGSPGLPDEPLQARLGDAPDSKNISLLVGRVEDHLARNPDDARGWEVLAPVYSRLGRPVDAARAYRNVIRLGGSTPARQTALGEALVMASGGIVTDEARKAFEASAESGAELDSDTAKARFYLALAMEQEGDNEGATTALHALLDDAPVDAAWRPAIEETVARIERAEKDTAAALFAKPNKPALGPLRENAPSARAGADAPPAATPARGPSQEEMDAAGAMAPEDRMAMIEGMVDNLADRLEKKPDDADGWLQLVRSYAVLGRREDAAEAARTALASVSDTEKRREIAQLAQDLRLPGMEEMTQ; this comes from the coding sequence ATGCTTCTCTGGTTGGCGATTGCAATCTTCACGGTCATCGCTGTTCTGGCCGTCGTTGTTCCTCTCCTGCGGGAGGGAAAACCCGTCGATTCGCGCGAAAACTATGATGCGGCAGTTTACCGCCGACAGCTCGACGAGCTCGAGCGCGATCGCGAGGCTGGCCGGATCGGGCCTGAAGAGGCCGAAGCGGCGCGGGCCGAGATCGGCCGCCGTCTGATCGCTGCGGATCGCCGCGAGGCGGCGCGCACGGCCACCGCCGGTGGCGGCTTCCGGCGCGCGGCGACGGCTGCCGTCGCACTCGTCGGCATCCCGCTCATCGGCCTCGGGCTTTATCTCGCGCAGGGCTCTCCGGGCCTGCCCGACGAGCCCTTGCAGGCGCGTCTCGGCGATGCGCCGGACAGCAAGAACATTTCGCTTCTCGTCGGACGCGTGGAAGACCATCTGGCGCGCAATCCCGACGATGCGCGCGGCTGGGAGGTGCTGGCGCCCGTCTATTCGCGTCTCGGCCGCCCGGTCGACGCCGCCCGCGCCTATCGCAACGTGATCCGCCTCGGCGGCTCCACGCCCGCGCGGCAGACGGCGCTCGGCGAAGCGCTCGTCATGGCCTCCGGCGGCATCGTCACCGACGAAGCGCGCAAAGCTTTTGAAGCCTCCGCCGAATCGGGTGCCGAGCTCGACAGCGATACGGCCAAGGCCCGTTTCTATCTGGCTCTCGCCATGGAGCAGGAAGGCGACAACGAGGGCGCGACGACCGCCTTGCACGCGCTTCTCGACGACGCGCCCGTCGATGCCGCCTGGCGTCCGGCGATCGAAGAGACGGTGGCGCGCATCGAGAGGGCGGAGAAGGACACGGCAGCAGCCCTTTTCGCCAAGCCGAACAAGCCGGCGCTCGGGCCTTTGCGCGAGAACGCGCCTAGCGCGCGGGCCGGCGCGGATGCGCCGCCTGCTGCGACGCCCGCGCGCGGGCCGAGCCAGGAGGAAATGGATGCCGCCGGCGCCATGGCTCCTGAAGATCGCATGGCAATGATCGAGGGGATGGTCGACAATCTGGCCGATCGTCTCGAGAAGAAGCCCGACGATGCGGATGGCTGGCTGCAGCTCGTCCGCTCCTACGCCGTGCTCGGACGGCGTGAAGATGCCGCCGAGGCCGCACGCACGGCCCTTGCGTCGGTCTCCGACACGGAGAAGCGGCGTGAAATCGCTCAGCTCGCCCAGGACCTGCGTCTCCCGGGCATGGAGGAGATGACGCAATGA